In the Maribacter sp. MJ134 genome, one interval contains:
- a CDS encoding DUF2721 domain-containing protein, with product MQLTLSIPALLFPAISLTMLAYNARYLAIAALIRQLYEKYQESSSGPLEQQINQLRKRLGIIKSMQATAIFSFLLAVITMSLIYMEFNFWADVIFGISLIALILSLILSLIEVQLSTKALEIQLKNMEA from the coding sequence ATGCAGTTAACATTAAGCATACCCGCTTTACTATTTCCGGCCATTTCTTTGACCATGCTTGCTTATAATGCACGCTATTTGGCCATTGCCGCGTTGATCAGACAGCTTTATGAAAAGTATCAAGAAAGTTCTTCTGGCCCGTTAGAACAACAAATAAACCAACTACGTAAAAGGCTAGGCATTATAAAAAGCATGCAGGCTACGGCAATCTTTAGCTTTTTACTGGCCGTAATTACCATGTCGCTTATTTATATGGAATTCAATTTTTGGGCCGATGTTATCTTTGGAATTAGCCTCATTGCTCTTATACTCTCATTGATATTATCGTTGATTGAAGTTCAACTGTCTACAAAGGCATTGG
- a CDS encoding ThuA domain-containing protein — MKRIIILVFAISFSQAHISCAKSKEPIKVLIVDGQNNHAQWPKTTHMLAIHLKESGLFTVDIYRSAYTWKGEEFLSKYPVEKKTTPLEKPKSDPNFAPDFSKYDVVINNFGWNAAEWPEETKRSLEKYMENGGGLVVFHAADNSFPKWEAYNKMIGLGGWGDRTEKDGPYVYYDDNGELRRDLSPGPAGAHGPQSEYQVQLRNSEHPITKGMPEVWLHTKDELYNSLRGPAENMEVLATAYADPNNKGTGRHEPALMTLTYGKGRIFHNIMGHADYSVACVGFITTMLRGAEWAATGKVTQEIPKDFPTADKVSSRTFPNN; from the coding sequence GAACCCATAAAAGTTTTGATTGTTGACGGTCAGAACAACCACGCGCAATGGCCAAAGACAACGCATATGCTTGCTATTCATCTGAAAGAAAGTGGTTTGTTTACTGTTGATATTTATCGTTCTGCATATACTTGGAAAGGAGAAGAATTTCTTTCTAAATATCCTGTAGAGAAAAAAACGACCCCGTTGGAAAAACCCAAATCTGACCCAAACTTTGCGCCAGATTTCTCTAAATATGACGTAGTCATTAACAATTTTGGGTGGAATGCGGCGGAATGGCCAGAAGAAACCAAGCGCTCCTTGGAAAAGTACATGGAGAATGGTGGCGGGTTGGTTGTTTTTCATGCTGCGGACAATTCTTTTCCAAAATGGGAAGCGTATAATAAAATGATAGGCCTTGGTGGCTGGGGAGATCGCACCGAAAAAGACGGTCCATATGTCTATTATGATGACAATGGAGAACTAAGAAGAGATTTAAGTCCAGGTCCGGCGGGTGCCCATGGACCCCAAAGCGAATATCAAGTGCAGTTACGAAATAGCGAACATCCAATTACCAAGGGAATGCCAGAAGTATGGTTACATACCAAAGATGAGTTATATAATAGCTTGCGAGGACCTGCGGAAAACATGGAGGTTTTGGCAACGGCGTACGCAGACCCTAATAATAAAGGTACTGGTAGGCACGAACCTGCACTTATGACCTTGACCTATGGGAAGGGACGTATTTTTCATAATATCATGGGGCATGCGGATTATTCCGTTGCCTGTGTCGGATTCATTACTACCATGCTTCGTGGTGCGGAATGGGCGGCCACAGGAAAAGTTACTCAAGAGATTCCAAAAGATTTTCCAACCGCAGATAAGGTAAGCTCTAGAACATTTCCGAATAACTAA